The following are encoded together in the Bradymonas sediminis genome:
- a CDS encoding amidohydrolase family protein, with amino-acid sequence MLRKRLLPILALLLFSAAACGEDSTDKDNPSENNDRADAGDTGGDSDAGDPDAGDGQSPDTGGPDDPKPSYENLVTCENPTTPPPQGRSCRTTDGTSNFVLMQGNILAGDTVYENGQILIDRSSAHATMTCVGCDCGDEADAAQATTIECAEAVISPGLINAHEHLGWAAKSPVPHGEERFDHRHDWRLGKRGHTNIKSGASNNSKSAVLYGELRHLLGGVTSMAGSGGAAGLVRNLDQSRYTEGLDVTVKYDTFPLGDSDGTYITEGCAYGGITAESVLANDIFLPHVSEGIGPEARNEFSCLSSSTNGGRDLVEANTSMIHGVGLNAADIAEVAAGDTKLVWSPRTNIDLYGHTADITTYDRLGVNIALGTDWVLSGSINMLRELQCVDYLNQNHYNHYFSDYQIWRMATANGAVALGVGDKVGTIAEGYIADLAVYNAADSDYYRAVINAGVEDVLLVMRGGKALIGEPNLIHALVPADEVDDCSGISICDASRLSCFKSDTLYNEETYNWTDIINSGTYGPFFCGEPENEPSCVPARPGEFSGMSTDLDSDGDGIPDAEDNCPHVFNPPRPLDGGVQADYDNDGIGDACDPCPLNEGDNCENFDADDRDGDGIPNDSDNCPSVANPDQADRDNDGIGDACDPCPDYANPGYSACLSSTYEIWDGTQIEGAKIRLENMIVTASDDAQAMMLQHTSGAAFDANGVAQSGVYVYMPNADVPIAARGDLIDIEATISSFGDSLQLTNPEVLTINSSDNPLPNPVRLNPADIATGGADADTYLGVLVRVDNVTVTSAMDTYGEFELTGGLRVDDVFYLADPAPSVGEGYSAVIGPLQHSFGSNKILVRDANDLVQGNPALSDLSPGSAFLDASGTAQLTVTLTHGGSSATTVALSYSNNKVSGPSSVTIPAGEASADITLSANGSAGDTTTITASYDGDSFSSTVTIYDDSSARSLVSLTPNPLSIETNRSADLTATLNLPARSGGQLLIITSTGDVSTPATVMIPAGSLSANIRVSAGNTGGAASVTAKLGTSSTRTANVNVSTGPPIPCLIISEYVEGSSYNKGIEIFNCGSTALQLSDFGVCQINNAETDCEGYQTMLPSHTLAPNEVFTICNSRGTLPMSCDLEEGSITRHNGDDRFLVFKDDNASGSFERGDDTVTDAFGETEWRPGTLLWENVTYRRCNFTPYFGQTLFEVSDYFSTHPIDDISDFGVAPEPGC; translated from the coding sequence ATGCTACGAAAACGTCTTCTCCCCATCCTCGCGCTGCTCCTATTTTCTGCTGCAGCTTGCGGGGAGGATTCGACCGATAAGGATAACCCCTCCGAGAATAACGACCGCGCAGACGCCGGCGACACCGGCGGGGATTCGGATGCAGGCGACCCGGATGCCGGCGATGGTCAATCCCCGGACACCGGCGGCCCGGACGACCCGAAGCCCAGCTACGAGAACCTCGTCACCTGTGAGAATCCGACCACGCCGCCCCCGCAGGGGCGCTCGTGCCGCACCACCGACGGCACCTCCAACTTCGTGTTGATGCAGGGCAATATCCTGGCCGGCGACACGGTCTACGAGAACGGCCAGATCCTCATCGACCGCAGCAGCGCCCACGCGACGATGACCTGCGTGGGCTGTGATTGCGGCGATGAAGCCGACGCGGCCCAGGCGACGACGATCGAGTGCGCCGAAGCGGTCATCAGCCCCGGCCTGATCAACGCCCACGAGCATCTGGGCTGGGCGGCAAAATCGCCGGTCCCTCACGGCGAGGAGCGCTTCGACCACCGCCATGACTGGCGACTCGGAAAGCGCGGGCACACCAATATCAAGAGCGGCGCGAGTAATAACAGCAAAAGTGCCGTGCTCTACGGCGAGCTTCGCCACCTGCTCGGCGGCGTGACGAGCATGGCGGGCTCCGGCGGGGCGGCTGGATTGGTGAGAAACCTCGACCAGTCCCGCTATACCGAGGGGCTCGACGTCACCGTAAAATACGACACCTTCCCGCTGGGCGACTCCGACGGCACCTATATCACCGAGGGCTGCGCCTATGGCGGTATCACGGCCGAATCGGTGCTCGCCAACGACATCTTCTTGCCGCATGTGTCGGAGGGAATCGGCCCGGAGGCGCGCAACGAATTTAGCTGCCTCTCCTCGAGCACCAACGGCGGCCGCGACCTGGTCGAGGCCAACACCTCGATGATTCACGGCGTCGGCCTGAACGCCGCCGACATCGCCGAGGTCGCCGCGGGCGACACCAAATTGGTCTGGTCGCCGCGCACCAATATCGACCTGTACGGACACACCGCCGACATCACCACCTATGACCGACTCGGCGTGAATATCGCCCTAGGAACCGACTGGGTTTTGAGCGGCTCGATCAATATGCTGCGCGAGTTGCAATGCGTGGATTATCTCAACCAGAATCACTATAACCACTATTTTAGCGACTATCAGATCTGGCGCATGGCCACCGCAAACGGCGCGGTCGCGCTGGGCGTCGGCGACAAAGTCGGCACCATCGCCGAGGGCTATATCGCCGACCTGGCCGTCTATAATGCCGCCGACAGCGACTATTATCGCGCGGTGATCAACGCCGGCGTCGAAGATGTGCTGCTGGTCATGCGCGGCGGCAAGGCGCTGATCGGCGAGCCGAACTTGATCCACGCGCTGGTGCCGGCCGATGAGGTCGACGATTGCAGCGGCATCAGCATCTGCGACGCGTCGCGTCTGAGCTGCTTTAAGTCGGACACCCTCTACAATGAGGAGACCTATAATTGGACCGACATCATCAACAGCGGCACCTATGGGCCGTTCTTCTGCGGCGAGCCGGAGAACGAGCCGAGCTGTGTGCCAGCGCGCCCGGGTGAGTTCAGCGGGATGAGCACCGACCTTGACTCCGACGGCGACGGCATCCCGGACGCCGAGGATAATTGCCCCCACGTCTTCAACCCGCCGCGCCCCCTGGACGGCGGCGTTCAGGCTGATTACGACAACGACGGCATCGGCGACGCCTGCGACCCCTGCCCGCTTAATGAGGGCGATAATTGCGAGAATTTCGACGCCGACGACCGCGACGGTGACGGCATCCCGAACGACAGTGACAATTGCCCGAGCGTGGCCAACCCCGACCAGGCCGACCGCGATAACGACGGCATCGGCGACGCCTGCGACCCCTGCCCCGACTACGCAAACCCTGGCTATAGCGCCTGCCTCTCGAGCACCTATGAGATCTGGGATGGCACGCAGATCGAGGGCGCCAAGATCCGCCTCGAAAATATGATCGTCACCGCCAGCGACGACGCTCAGGCGATGATGCTCCAGCACACCTCTGGGGCGGCGTTTGACGCCAACGGCGTGGCCCAAAGCGGCGTCTATGTCTATATGCCCAACGCCGACGTGCCGATCGCTGCGCGCGGGGACCTCATCGATATCGAGGCCACCATCAGCTCCTTTGGCGACTCGCTTCAACTGACGAACCCGGAGGTGCTGACCATCAACTCAAGCGACAACCCGCTGCCCAACCCGGTGCGCTTGAACCCGGCTGATATCGCCACCGGCGGTGCCGACGCCGACACCTATTTGGGCGTGCTGGTGCGCGTGGATAACGTCACGGTCACCTCCGCCATGGACACCTACGGCGAGTTCGAGCTCACCGGCGGATTGCGCGTCGACGACGTCTTCTACCTGGCCGACCCGGCGCCGAGCGTTGGCGAGGGCTATTCGGCTGTTATCGGACCGCTGCAGCATTCCTTTGGCAGCAATAAGATTTTGGTGCGCGACGCCAATGACCTGGTCCAGGGCAACCCGGCGCTCAGCGATTTGAGCCCGGGCTCGGCCTTCCTCGACGCGAGCGGCACCGCCCAATTGACGGTAACTCTGACCCACGGCGGCTCCTCGGCCACGACGGTCGCCCTGAGCTATTCGAATAATAAGGTCAGCGGCCCCTCGAGCGTCACGATTCCCGCCGGCGAGGCCAGCGCAGATATCACCTTGAGCGCCAACGGTAGCGCGGGCGATACGACCACCATCACCGCCAGCTACGACGGTGATTCCTTCAGCTCAACGGTCACGATTTATGACGACTCCTCGGCGCGCTCGCTTGTGTCATTGACGCCGAACCCGCTGAGCATCGAGACCAACCGGAGCGCTGATTTGACGGCCACGCTTAATCTCCCCGCCCGAAGCGGCGGCCAACTGCTCATCATCACCTCGACCGGTGACGTCAGCACGCCGGCGACCGTGATGATCCCGGCGGGAAGCCTGTCGGCCAATATCCGCGTCAGCGCGGGCAATACCGGCGGCGCTGCCAGCGTGACCGCGAAACTCGGCACCTCAAGCACCCGCACCGCCAACGTCAACGTCAGCACAGGCCCGCCCATCCCCTGCCTGATCATCAGCGAATACGTCGAGGGAAGCAGCTATAATAAGGGCATTGAGATCTTCAACTGCGGCAGCACCGCCCTGCAGCTGTCGGACTTCGGCGTCTGCCAGATCAACAACGCCGAGACCGACTGCGAGGGGTATCAAACGATGCTGCCGTCCCACACCCTGGCTCCCAATGAGGTCTTCACCATCTGCAACTCCCGCGGCACCTTGCCGATGAGTTGCGATCTGGAGGAAGGAAGCATCACTCGCCACAACGGCGACGACCGCTTCCTGGTCTTCAAAGACGACAACGCCTCGGGCAGCTTCGAGCGCGGCGACGACACGGTCACCGATGCCTTCGGCGAGACCGAATGGCGCCCCGGCACCCTGCTCTGGGAAAACGTGACCTATCGACGCTGCAACTTCACGCCGTATTTTGGCCAGACCCTCTTCGAGGTGTCAGACTACTTTAGCACGCACCCGATCGACGATATCTCCGACTTCGGTGTCGCCCCCGAGCCGGGCTGCTAA
- a CDS encoding NAD(P)H-binding protein yields MTTNASEKSSTPRILVIGATGYTGRAVVAQLAERPATKVWAHIRPDSSALPDWQERVKAWENVELSTAAWEEEAIRAELARLEPTHIFLLLGTTKARGRQGTDSAVADTYEAVDYGLTHMVLEANKATAQPGRVIYLSAIGVKQGTTNPYLKVRARIEAELQAASVSWASVRASFISGPDRGESRPLERIGSVASKPLFAALGALGAKSLSERYQPRTGAELAALLIDCALNPELSGILHLDDIVRG; encoded by the coding sequence ATGACGACGAACGCCAGCGAAAAATCCAGCACCCCGCGCATCCTCGTGATCGGCGCAACAGGCTATACCGGCCGCGCGGTCGTCGCGCAGTTGGCCGAACGCCCCGCGACCAAGGTCTGGGCCCATATTCGCCCGGACTCCTCGGCGCTGCCGGACTGGCAGGAGCGCGTCAAAGCCTGGGAGAATGTCGAACTTTCGACCGCCGCCTGGGAAGAAGAGGCGATCCGCGCCGAGCTCGCGCGCCTCGAGCCCACTCATATTTTTCTGCTCCTCGGCACCACGAAAGCGCGCGGTCGCCAGGGGACGGATTCGGCGGTGGCCGACACCTATGAGGCCGTCGATTATGGGCTGACGCATATGGTGCTTGAGGCCAATAAGGCGACCGCCCAGCCGGGCCGGGTTATTTACCTGTCGGCCATCGGGGTCAAACAGGGCACCACGAACCCCTACCTGAAGGTGCGCGCGCGCATCGAAGCCGAACTCCAGGCGGCGTCGGTCTCCTGGGCCTCCGTGCGCGCGTCCTTTATCTCGGGCCCCGACCGCGGCGAGTCGCGCCCCCTGGAGCGCATCGGCTCCGTCGCCTCCAAGCCCCTCTTCGCCGCGCTGGGCGCGCTGGGCGCCAAGAGCCTGAGCGAGCGCTACCAGCCACGCACCGGCGCCGAGCTGGCCGCGCTGCTCATCGACTGCGCGCTCAACCCCGAGCTCAGCGGCATCCTGCACCTCGACGATATCGTTCGAGGATGA
- a CDS encoding amidohydrolase family protein: protein MQSNRPGRLLFILTAFLMSAAACGGDTASTQDAGRDTGSDAGDIAEELDGRDLDASDADQSDTEQPDADAQDTEEADADDADTDFDAGDSEELDVSDADSLDADTGDEDATNPDAGPSDAGDADGADTDTVDPGQENVIVCDNATAAPSPGESCRSVAGTNNFVLMQGDLLAGDKVYENGQILIDRSAVNATIACMGCDCADEADAAAATLIECGEAVISPGLINAHEHLAWSTNTPAAHGDERYDHRNDWRTGTRGHDNLQLGPSDGRTIGILNGELRHLLSGVTSVAGSAGAPGLVRNLDRAQNTEGIDVSVRYDTFPLGDAGGDLRSADCDYPSIKDPSVLTNDIFLAHVAEGIDAEARNEYRCLSSSANGGQDLMAANTALVHGVGLNAQDIAQFAQRGSKLVWSARSDIDLYGHTAEVTTYDRFGVNIAIGSNWVVTGSANMSRELQCVDYLNQNHYDHYFSDYDIWKMASENGAIALGVGDKLGKIAEGYIADIAVYNAGQNAGYRAVIDAEADDLLLVMRGGKALVGEPNLMQALTPADELSNCDSVTLCSDARLACLKSDIGTGSFSYHWADIAGLSSYGPFFCATPAGEPSCVPARTGEYSGMSSPLDADGDGIADADDNCPTVFNPIRPLDGQAQADSDGDGVGDACDPCPLSADDIC from the coding sequence ATGCAAAGCAACCGCCCCGGCCGTCTTCTCTTTATCCTCACTGCATTCTTAATGAGCGCCGCGGCCTGCGGTGGCGACACCGCGTCGACCCAAGATGCCGGCCGAGACACCGGGTCAGACGCTGGAGATATCGCAGAGGAGTTAGATGGGCGCGATTTGGACGCATCTGACGCCGACCAATCGGATACCGAGCAGCCCGATGCCGACGCTCAAGATACCGAGGAAGCCGACGCCGATGATGCGGATACGGACTTCGACGCCGGGGACAGCGAAGAGCTCGACGTCAGCGATGCAGACTCCCTCGACGCGGATACCGGCGACGAGGACGCGACCAACCCAGACGCCGGACCGAGCGATGCGGGTGATGCCGATGGCGCTGATACAGACACCGTCGATCCCGGCCAAGAGAATGTCATCGTCTGCGATAACGCGACCGCCGCGCCGTCGCCGGGCGAATCCTGCCGAAGCGTCGCGGGCACCAACAATTTCGTCTTAATGCAGGGCGACCTACTCGCCGGCGATAAGGTCTATGAGAACGGGCAAATCCTCATCGACCGAAGCGCGGTCAACGCGACCATCGCCTGCATGGGCTGTGATTGCGCCGATGAAGCCGACGCCGCCGCCGCGACCCTTATCGAATGTGGCGAGGCGGTCATCAGCCCGGGACTCATCAACGCGCACGAGCACCTCGCCTGGAGCACCAACACACCCGCCGCCCACGGCGACGAGCGCTACGACCACCGCAATGACTGGCGCACCGGCACACGCGGACATGATAACCTGCAACTTGGCCCAAGCGATGGGCGGACCATCGGCATTCTCAATGGGGAGCTTCGCCATCTTTTAAGCGGCGTGACCAGCGTCGCCGGCTCGGCCGGCGCGCCCGGTCTGGTACGAAACCTAGACCGCGCGCAGAATACCGAGGGCATCGACGTCAGCGTCAGATACGACACCTTCCCGCTGGGAGACGCTGGCGGAGACCTGCGCAGCGCCGATTGTGACTATCCAAGCATCAAGGACCCGTCCGTGCTCACGAACGATATCTTTTTGGCGCACGTCGCCGAGGGCATCGACGCCGAAGCACGCAATGAATACCGCTGCCTATCCAGCAGCGCCAACGGCGGCCAGGACCTCATGGCGGCCAACACCGCGTTGGTGCACGGCGTCGGACTCAACGCCCAGGATATCGCGCAATTCGCCCAGCGAGGCAGCAAATTGGTCTGGTCAGCGCGCAGCGATATCGACCTCTACGGCCACACCGCCGAAGTCACCACCTACGACCGTTTTGGCGTCAATATCGCTATCGGGAGCAATTGGGTGGTCACCGGATCGGCGAATATGTCGCGCGAATTGCAATGCGTGGATTATCTCAACCAGAATCACTACGACCACTATTTTAGCGACTATGATATCTGGAAGATGGCGAGCGAAAACGGCGCGATTGCCTTGGGCGTGGGCGATAAGCTCGGTAAAATCGCCGAGGGTTATATCGCCGATATCGCTGTCTATAACGCCGGCCAAAACGCGGGCTACCGCGCGGTGATTGACGCCGAAGCCGACGACCTCCTGCTCGTGATGCGCGGCGGCAAAGCCCTGGTTGGCGAGCCCAATTTGATGCAGGCGTTGACCCCGGCCGATGAGCTGAGCAATTGCGATAGCGTCACGCTCTGCAGCGACGCGCGCCTGGCCTGCCTCAAATCAGATATCGGAACCGGTAGCTTCAGCTACCATTGGGCCGACATCGCCGGGCTGTCGAGTTATGGGCCTTTCTTCTGCGCCACCCCGGCTGGTGAGCCAAGCTGCGTGCCGGCACGCACCGGCGAGTATAGCGGAATGAGCTCGCCGCTGGACGCCGATGGCGACGGCATCGCCGACGCCGACGATAATTGCCCCACCGTCTTCAACCCCATCCGCCCCCTCGACGGCCAGGCCCAGGCCGACTCCGACGGCGACGGCGTCGGCGACGCCTGCGACCCCTGCCCGCTGAGCGCGGACGATATTTGCTAA
- a CDS encoding amidohydrolase family protein, whose amino-acid sequence MSTMLRRRLLPVLALLLLSAAACGDDSTSDKNNNEPDTGIDGGTDVTDTPDGSLPDGGDPDAGDPDGGDLDGGDPDGGDPDGGDPDVIDPPEGNRVTCANPTTPPPSGETCRATAGTSDFVLMQGTVLAGNTIYENGQVLIDRSSENATLACVGCDCGDDADAAAATVVECADAVISPGLVNAHEHLGWGADTPRSHGEERYDHRHDWRKGKRGHSKINQGNSSYNDAPVLFGELRHLLSGVTSMASSGGKVGLVRNLDYAATTEGVNVRVKYETFPLDDSNGTMRSDGCGYSEIDPLSVLNNDIYLPHISEGIDAEARNEFGCLSSNEGGGRDLIETNTSMIHGIGLTAADIAEVAANQTNLVWSPRTNIDLYGNTADVLTYDQLGVTIALGTDWILSGSANMTRELQCVDYLNQNHYNHHFTDYQIWKMGTENGAIALGVGDQLGKLAEGYIADIAIYNASESDDYRAVINAGADDVLLVMRGGTALIGEPNMMQALVPASELTSCDDVTLCAGERVACFKSDTADGGSGYGWADITGASSYGPFYCDEPANEPSCVPARPGEYSGMSTDLDSDGDGIPDAEDNCPDVFNPSRPLDGAGQPDFDGDGIGDACDPCPLNAGDECVAFDPNDRDGDGVPNDADNCPGVANPDQADSDNDGIGDVCDPCPDYSNPGFSACLSSTYEIWDGTQAEGATVLLEDMIVTATDGSRAMMIQHTSGAAFDANGVPKSGVYVYMPNAPTTAPIAARGDIIDIEATVGSFGDSLQLVSPTTITIKSSGNALPAPVVVDSADIAFGGAESETYLGVLVRVNNVTVTSAVDQYGEFELTGGIRVDDVFYAPVPEPVVGDAFSAVIGPLQHSFGSNKILVRDESDLVKGLPELLDLSPSTAFLDATNTIPLALTVELSHAGADDTVVSVTYSNGSVTGPASITIPAGQSTGTIDLSAAGAAGDITDVTATLDATSMSSTVTLYDDATVRTVASLTPDTLGIGVDGNATLTVSLNAPAGSSGQVVEIATTGDISAPASVTVPAGEFSVDFQVVAGSSEGAASVTASIGGGAGMTADITITTAPDVACLIISEYVEGTGFNKGLELFNCGTSDLDLSNIGICQLNNANTTCTYETMLPAQTLAPGDVFTACHDSASFSESCDLLDDNVIAHNGDDRYIIYQDDNASGAFERADDSITDAFGQSTERPGSSIWKDTTYRRCNFTPYFGDTPFDVADYYTAHPTNNADDFGIAPTEGC is encoded by the coding sequence ATGAGTACGATGCTACGCAGACGCCTCCTCCCTGTCCTCGCGTTGTTGCTACTTTCAGCAGCAGCGTGCGGGGACGATTCCACCTCCGACAAAAACAATAACGAGCCAGATACCGGCATCGACGGCGGCACCGATGTCACCGACACCCCGGACGGCTCGCTTCCCGATGGGGGAGACCCTGACGCGGGTGACCCCGATGGCGGCGATCTCGATGGGGGTGACCCCGATGGCGGCGACCCCGACGGCGGTGACCCCGACGTCATCGACCCGCCCGAGGGCAATCGCGTCACCTGCGCGAACCCGACTACGCCGCCTCCCTCGGGAGAGACGTGTCGGGCCACCGCGGGAACCTCGGATTTCGTGCTGATGCAGGGCACGGTCCTGGCGGGCAATACCATCTACGAAAACGGTCAGGTCCTCATTGACCGCAGCAGCGAGAACGCCACGCTTGCGTGCGTCGGCTGCGATTGCGGTGATGACGCCGACGCCGCTGCAGCGACCGTCGTTGAGTGTGCAGATGCGGTCATCAGCCCGGGCCTGGTCAACGCTCATGAGCATCTCGGCTGGGGCGCGGACACCCCGCGCAGCCACGGCGAAGAGCGCTACGACCACCGCCATGACTGGCGAAAAGGCAAGCGCGGACACTCCAAGATCAACCAGGGAAATAGCAGCTATAACGACGCGCCGGTGCTCTTCGGTGAGCTTCGTCACCTGTTGAGCGGCGTCACCAGCATGGCCAGCTCGGGCGGCAAAGTCGGCCTGGTGCGAAACCTCGATTACGCAGCGACCACCGAGGGCGTCAACGTCCGGGTCAAATACGAGACCTTCCCGCTGGATGACTCCAACGGCACGATGCGCTCCGATGGCTGCGGCTATAGCGAAATCGACCCGCTCTCGGTGCTTAATAACGATATCTATCTGCCGCATATCTCAGAGGGCATCGACGCCGAAGCGCGCAACGAATTCGGGTGCCTCTCCTCGAATGAGGGCGGCGGGCGCGACCTGATTGAGACCAACACCTCGATGATCCACGGCATCGGTTTGACCGCCGCGGATATCGCCGAGGTCGCCGCGAACCAGACCAACTTGGTCTGGTCGCCGCGCACCAATATCGACCTGTACGGCAACACCGCCGACGTGCTGACCTACGACCAACTCGGCGTGACCATCGCGCTGGGCACCGACTGGATCTTGAGCGGCTCGGCCAATATGACCCGCGAGCTTCAATGCGTCGACTACCTCAACCAGAACCACTACAACCACCACTTCACGGATTACCAAATCTGGAAGATGGGCACCGAAAACGGCGCGATCGCGCTGGGCGTAGGTGACCAACTCGGTAAACTCGCCGAAGGTTATATCGCCGACATCGCGATCTATAATGCCAGCGAAAGCGACGACTACCGCGCCGTGATTAACGCCGGCGCCGACGACGTGCTCCTGGTCATGCGCGGCGGCACCGCGCTCATCGGTGAGCCCAATATGATGCAGGCGCTGGTCCCGGCCTCCGAGCTCACCAGCTGCGACGACGTCACCCTGTGCGCCGGCGAGCGCGTGGCATGCTTCAAATCCGACACCGCCGACGGCGGCAGTGGCTATGGCTGGGCCGACATCACCGGCGCGTCGAGCTACGGACCGTTCTACTGCGACGAGCCCGCCAACGAGCCGAGCTGCGTGCCCGCACGCCCCGGCGAATACAGCGGCATGAGCACCGACCTGGACTCCGACGGCGACGGCATCCCGGACGCCGAGGATAACTGCCCCGACGTCTTCAACCCCTCGCGTCCGCTCGACGGCGCAGGCCAGCCTGACTTCGACGGCGACGGCATCGGCGACGCTTGCGACCCCTGCCCGCTCAACGCTGGCGACGAGTGCGTGGCCTTCGACCCGAACGACCGCGACGGCGACGGCGTCCCGAACGACGCCGATAACTGCCCCGGCGTGGCGAACCCCGACCAGGCCGACAGCGATAATGACGGCATCGGCGACGTGTGCGACCCCTGCCCCGACTACTCAAACCCTGGCTTCAGCGCTTGCCTGTCGAGCACCTATGAGATCTGGGACGGAACCCAGGCCGAAGGCGCGACGGTCCTGCTCGAAGACATGATCGTCACCGCCACCGATGGCTCACGCGCGATGATGATCCAGCACACCTCGGGCGCCGCGTTCGACGCAAATGGCGTGCCGAAGAGTGGTGTCTACGTCTATATGCCGAACGCCCCGACGACCGCACCGATCGCGGCCCGCGGCGACATCATCGACATTGAGGCCACCGTCGGAAGCTTCGGCGACTCCTTGCAGCTCGTCTCGCCCACGACCATCACCATTAAGTCGAGCGGCAACGCCCTGCCGGCGCCGGTCGTGGTTGACTCGGCCGACATCGCCTTTGGCGGCGCCGAGTCCGAGACCTATTTGGGCGTGCTGGTACGCGTCAATAACGTCACGGTCACCAGCGCCGTCGACCAATACGGTGAGTTTGAGCTGACCGGCGGCATCCGCGTGGACGACGTCTTCTACGCGCCGGTTCCCGAACCGGTCGTCGGCGATGCTTTTAGCGCCGTCATCGGACCGCTGCAGCACTCCTTCGGCTCGAACAAGATCCTGGTCCGCGACGAGAGTGACCTCGTCAAAGGTCTGCCGGAGCTGCTCGACCTGAGCCCCAGCACCGCGTTCCTCGACGCCACCAACACCATCCCTCTGGCCCTGACGGTTGAGCTGAGCCACGCGGGTGCTGACGACACGGTCGTCTCCGTGACCTACTCCAACGGAAGCGTCACCGGCCCGGCGAGCATCACGATCCCGGCCGGTCAGTCCACCGGGACCATCGACCTCAGCGCCGCTGGCGCTGCGGGAGATATCACCGATGTCACCGCGACGCTCGACGCCACCTCGATGAGCAGCACCGTGACGCTCTATGACGACGCCACCGTGCGCACCGTCGCGTCCCTGACGCCCGATACCCTGGGTATCGGCGTCGACGGAAACGCCACGCTGACCGTCTCGCTAAACGCTCCGGCGGGAAGCAGCGGACAGGTCGTGGAGATCGCGACCACCGGCGACATCAGCGCGCCGGCGAGCGTGACGGTCCCGGCCGGTGAGTTCAGCGTCGACTTCCAGGTTGTCGCTGGAAGCAGCGAAGGCGCCGCAAGCGTCACCGCCTCGATTGGCGGCGGCGCGGGCATGACAGCCGATATCACCATCACCACGGCCCCGGACGTCGCTTGCCTGATCATTAGCGAGTATGTCGAGGGCACCGGGTTTAACAAAGGACTGGAGCTGTTCAACTGCGGCACCTCCGATTTGGACCTGTCCAATATCGGCATCTGCCAGCTCAACAACGCCAACACGACCTGCACCTACGAGACGATGCTCCCCGCGCAGACACTGGCTCCGGGCGATGTCTTCACCGCCTGCCACGACAGCGCGTCGTTCTCCGAGTCCTGCGACCTGCTCGACGACAATGTCATCGCGCATAACGGCGACGATCGCTACATCATCTACCAGGATGACAACGCCTCGGGCGCATTTGAGCGCGCCGACGACTCCATCACCGACGCGTTTGGTCAGAGCACAGAGCGTCCCGGCTCGAGCATCTGGAAGGACACGACCTACCGTCGTTGTAACTTCACCCCCTACTTCGGCGACACCCCCTTCGACGTGGCGGACTATTATACCGCGCACCCGACGAACAACGCCGATGACTTCGGCATCGCACCGACGGAGGGCTGCTAA